The proteins below come from a single Xenopus tropicalis strain Nigerian chromosome 9, UCB_Xtro_10.0, whole genome shotgun sequence genomic window:
- the gja7 gene encoding gap junction gamma-1 protein isoform X1 has translation MSWSFLTRLLEEINNHSTFVGKVWLTVLIIFRIVLTAVGGESIYYDEQSKFTCNTQQPGCENVCYDAFAPLSHVRFWVFQIILITTPSIMYLGFAMHRIARQPEMQIRRSEKTKSKKRAPIIHRGAMRDYEEAEDNQEEDPMICEEEEPEKDSEKGDKKKHDGRRRIKQDGLMKVYVLQLLFRSVFEVGFLMGQYILYGFEVIPFFVCSRKPCPHTVDCFVSRPTEKTIFLLIMYAVSALCLFLNLCELFHLGIGGIRDALRQKKKELQESRKKTPSAPPNYHSVLKKGRLPNGKPVFPGNGVSEGFELPTHELDRLRQHLKLAQEHLDLAFHLNPTGDNTHASRSSSPESNSIAAEQNRLNLAQEKGVGNREKSGL, from the coding sequence ATGAGCTGGAGTTTCTTAACGCGTCTCCTCGAGGAGATCAACAACCACTCGACGTTCGTCGGGAAGGTCTGGCTGACGGTGCTCATCATATTCCGGATCGTCCTGACCGCGGTCGGCGGGGAGTCCATATACTACGATGAACAGAGTAAATTCACGTGCAACACGCAGCAACCCGGTTGCGAGAACGTGTGCTACGACGCCTTCGCGCCCCTGTCGCACGTTCGGTTCTGGGTCTTCCAGATCATCCTCATCACCACCCCGTCCATTATGTACCTGGGGTTCGCCATGCACCGGATTGCGCGCCAGCCCGAGATGCAGATAAGGCGCTCGGAGAAAACCAAAAGCAAAAAGCGCGCTCCCATAATTCATCGGGGGGCCATGAGAGACTACGAAGAGGCTGAAGATAACCAAGAGGAAGATCCCATGATTTGCGAAGAAGAGGAACCCGAGAAAGACAGCGAGAAGGGAGACAAAAAGAAGCACGATGGGCGCCGGCGGATCAAACAAGATGGCCTGATGAAGGTCTACGTGTTGCAGTTGCTCTTCCGTTCGGTGTTTGAAGTCGGCTTCCTGATGGGCCAGTACATACTGTATGGGTTCGAGGTCATTCCCTTTTTCGTGTGCTCCCGGAAACCGTGCCCTCACACCGTCGACTGCTTCGTGTCACGCCCCACCGAGAAGACCATCTTCCTGCTGATCATGTACGCCGTCAGTGCGCTCTGCCTCTTCCTCAACCTGTGCGAGCTCTTCCACTTGGGCATAGGGGGCATCCGAGACGCCCTCCGGCAGAAGAAGAAAGAACTTCAGGAATCCCGTAAAAAGACCCCCAGTGCCCCACCAAATTACCACTCTGTCCTGAAGAAAGGCAGGCTGCCCAACGGGAAACCCGTTTTCCCAGGCAACGGAGTGTCCGAAGGCTTCGAGTTGCCGACACACGAGCTGGACAGGTTACGGCAGCACCTCAAGTTGGCTCAGGAGCATCTCGACTTGGCTTTCCACCTCAACCCAACGGGCGATAATACCCACGCGTCCCGGAGCAGCAGCCCCGAGTCCAACAGCATTGCCGCCGAACAGAATCGCCTAAACTTGGCACAAGAGAAGGGAGTGGGAAACCGGGAAAAATCTG